In a genomic window of Nitrosarchaeum sp.:
- a CDS encoding DNA-directed RNA polymerase subunit B codes for MADPSVKRWPIIQDILKREGIARQHLNSFDEFLERGLQSIINEVGQIEIENAEYPYKIQLGKVKLQQPRMMELDGSITHITPAEARLRNVSYSAPVMMEASVVEDGKILESRFVHIGDVPVMAKSNACILHNFSTQKLVEHGEDPNDPGGYFIINGSERVIVGLEDLSYNKIIVDRESVGGNTVFKAKVYSSIVGYRAKLELVMKNDGLIVARIPGSPVDIPVVTLTRALGLESDREIAAAVSLVDEIQNELEGSFEKAGDVPTAKDAIVYISKRIAPGMLEEFQIKRAETLLDWGLLPHLGKHPENRKEKAQFLGEAACKLLELKLGWISPDDKDHYGNKVIKFAGQMLADLFRTAFRNLVRDMKYQLERSGQKRGINAVAAAIRPGIITDKLNNAIATGNWGRGRVGVTQLLDRTNYLSTISHLRRIQSPLSRTQPNFEARDLHATHFGRICPSETPEGSNCGLVKNLALSGIISVNVPSEEIVEKLYDLGTIHFFDAKEDVKKDGARIFVDGRLIGYYKDGAELAESLRELRRNSKIHPHVGISFHQSTIEGSTKRLYVNCNAGRVLRPLIIIKDNKPLLTQDLLDKISKKLLSWTDLLRMGVLEMIDANEEENCYITLDEKDSKKHTHLEVFPPAILGAGASIIPYPEHNQSPRNTYESAMAKQSLGFSTPMMNTSTYVRQHLMLYPQTPIVNTKAMKLLGLEDRPAGQNCVVAVLPFDGYNIEDAIVLSRSSVDRGLGRTFFFRIYDAEAKQYPGGMRDAFEIPNAEDNIRGYKGEKAYRLLEEDGVVASESPVHGGDILIGKTSPPRFMEEYREFESSGPYRRDTSIGVRPSETGVVDTVVMTQSNEGGKMYKIRVRDMRIPEIGDKFASRHGQKGVLGILAKAEDLPYTADGISPDVLINPHAFPSRMTVGMFMESICGKAAALRGSQFDGSAFVGEKMDEVKPVMDAAGFKYSGKETMYDGRTGKSFPVDVFIGVVYYQKLHHMVADKIHARARGQVQMLTKQPTEGRARGGGLRFGEMERDCLIAYGASMILKDRLLDESDKSDIFVCERCGLVAYHDVKQRKYICRVCGDKAKVSSVSVAYAFKLLLQEMQSLNVAPRLLIKEKV; via the coding sequence ATGGCAGATCCTTCAGTTAAGCGTTGGCCAATAATTCAAGATATCTTGAAACGTGAAGGTATTGCACGTCAACATCTTAATTCTTTTGATGAATTTTTAGAAAGAGGTCTTCAAAGTATTATCAACGAAGTAGGACAAATTGAAATTGAAAACGCAGAATATCCATACAAAATACAGTTAGGTAAAGTCAAACTACAACAACCAAGAATGATGGAACTTGATGGTTCTATCACTCATATTACTCCAGCAGAAGCTAGACTAAGAAATGTTTCGTACTCTGCACCTGTAATGATGGAAGCAAGCGTTGTTGAAGATGGAAAAATCTTAGAATCTAGATTTGTCCATATTGGCGATGTACCTGTAATGGCAAAATCGAACGCTTGCATTTTACATAATTTTTCAACACAAAAATTAGTTGAACATGGTGAGGATCCAAATGATCCTGGTGGTTATTTTATTATCAATGGTTCTGAAAGAGTTATTGTAGGATTAGAAGATCTTTCATACAACAAAATAATTGTTGACAGAGAAAGTGTCGGTGGAAATACAGTTTTCAAAGCTAAAGTTTATTCTTCAATTGTTGGTTATCGTGCAAAACTAGAATTGGTAATGAAAAACGATGGTTTGATTGTAGCTAGAATTCCAGGTTCTCCTGTTGACATTCCTGTTGTTACACTAACTAGAGCACTTGGATTAGAATCTGATAGAGAGATTGCAGCTGCTGTTTCACTTGTTGATGAAATTCAAAATGAATTGGAAGGTTCATTTGAAAAAGCAGGTGATGTTCCAACAGCAAAAGATGCAATTGTTTACATCAGTAAAAGAATCGCTCCTGGAATGTTAGAAGAATTCCAAATCAAACGAGCAGAGACTCTTTTAGATTGGGGATTATTGCCACACTTAGGTAAACATCCTGAGAATAGAAAAGAAAAAGCACAATTTCTTGGTGAAGCTGCATGTAAATTATTAGAACTTAAACTCGGCTGGATCTCACCAGACGACAAAGATCACTATGGAAATAAAGTAATCAAATTTGCAGGACAAATGTTAGCTGATCTATTTAGAACTGCATTTAGAAATTTGGTTCGAGACATGAAATACCAATTAGAAAGATCTGGTCAAAAAAGAGGTATCAATGCAGTGGCTGCAGCAATTCGTCCAGGTATTATTACTGATAAATTAAACAATGCAATTGCAACTGGAAACTGGGGCCGAGGACGTGTTGGTGTAACTCAATTACTAGATAGAACAAATTACCTTTCAACTATTAGTCATCTTAGAAGAATTCAATCCCCACTTAGTAGAACTCAACCAAACTTTGAGGCAAGAGATTTACACGCTACACACTTTGGAAGAATCTGTCCTAGTGAAACTCCTGAAGGTTCTAACTGTGGTCTGGTAAAGAACTTGGCACTTTCTGGAATTATTTCTGTAAATGTTCCTTCTGAAGAAATTGTTGAGAAATTATATGATCTTGGAACAATTCATTTCTTTGATGCAAAAGAAGATGTGAAAAAAGATGGAGCTAGAATATTTGTTGATGGTAGATTAATTGGTTATTACAAAGATGGTGCTGAACTAGCAGAATCACTAAGAGAATTAAGAAGAAATTCAAAAATTCATCCTCATGTTGGAATATCATTCCATCAATCTACCATTGAAGGTTCTACAAAACGACTTTACGTTAATTGTAATGCCGGACGTGTTTTACGTCCATTGATAATTATCAAGGATAACAAACCATTGCTCACACAAGATCTATTGGACAAAATCTCAAAGAAACTACTTTCATGGACAGACTTGTTGCGAATGGGAGTCTTAGAAATGATTGATGCCAATGAAGAAGAAAATTGCTATATTACATTAGATGAAAAAGATTCAAAGAAACATACTCATCTTGAAGTATTTCCACCAGCAATTCTTGGTGCAGGTGCTTCTATAATTCCATATCCAGAGCATAACCAATCTCCAAGAAATACATATGAATCTGCAATGGCAAAACAAAGTTTAGGATTTTCAACTCCGATGATGAATACCAGTACTTATGTTAGACAACATTTGATGTTGTATCCGCAAACACCGATTGTTAATACTAAAGCAATGAAATTATTGGGATTAGAAGATAGACCAGCTGGACAAAATTGTGTTGTAGCAGTATTACCATTTGACGGTTATAATATTGAAGACGCAATTGTACTAAGTAGATCATCAGTTGACAGAGGTCTAGGAAGAACATTTTTCTTTAGAATTTATGATGCAGAAGCAAAACAATATCCTGGTGGAATGCGTGATGCTTTTGAAATTCCAAACGCTGAAGACAACATTCGTGGTTACAAAGGTGAAAAAGCTTATCGATTATTAGAAGAAGATGGAGTAGTTGCATCTGAATCTCCAGTTCATGGTGGAGATATTTTGATTGGAAAAACAAGTCCACCAAGATTCATGGAAGAATATAGAGAATTTGAGTCGTCTGGCCCTTACAGAAGAGATACATCAATTGGTGTCAGACCATCTGAAACCGGTGTAGTTGATACTGTTGTAATGACACAATCAAACGAAGGTGGAAAGATGTACAAGATTAGAGTTAGAGATATGAGAATTCCTGAAATTGGTGACAAATTTGCATCAAGACATGGGCAAAAAGGTGTCTTGGGAATTTTAGCAAAGGCTGAAGATTTACCCTATACTGCTGATGGAATTTCACCAGATGTTTTGATTAACCCACATGCATTCCCATCAAGAATGACTGTAGGAATGTTCATGGAATCTATTTGTGGTAAGGCTGCAGCATTAAGAGGAAGTCAGTTTGATGGCTCTGCATTTGTAGGAGAAAAAATGGATGAGGTTAAACCTGTAATGGATGCTGCTGGATTCAAGTATTCTGGTAAAGAAACAATGTATGATGGAAGAACTGGCAAATCATTTCCAGTCGATGTTTTCATTGGAGTAGTGTATTATCAAAAACTACACCACATGGTTGCTGATAAGATTCATGCAAGAGCACGTGGACAAGTTCAGATGTTAACTAAACAACCAACTGAAGGTAGAGCAAGAGGTGGTGGTTTGAGATTTGGTGAGATGGAAAGAGATTGTTTGATTGCATATGGGGCATCAATGATTCTTAAAGATAGATTGCTAGATGAATCTGATAAATCTGATATCTTTGTCTGTGAGAGATGTGGACTGGTTGCATATCATGATGTTAAACAAAGAAAATATATCTGCAGAGTTTGCGGTGATAAAGCTAAAGTTTCATCAGTATCTGTTGCGTATGCATTCAAACTTTTGTTACAAGAAATGCAAAGTTTGAATGTGGCCCCAAGATTACTCATTAAGGAGAAGGTATAA
- a CDS encoding DNA-directed RNA polymerase subunit A', with product MSIQAIKTIDAIRFSVWSPTEIRKYSVAEITAPETYDEDGMPVQGGLMDGRLGTLEPGQKCLTCGNTAARCPGHFGHIELAEPVLHIAFIDNIYKLLQSTCRSCARLKVPQEDLEEFRKIKEKHAAYTVISEKRIPEQIIEKAKKAKECPHCGKTQYELIFTKPTIFVEKTEIGEHRLLPITIRERFTQIIDDDLNLLSYDPVTARPEWFILQALPVPPVTVRPSIILETGIRSEDDLTHKMVDIIRVNQRLKESKEAGTPPLIVQDLVDLLQYHTTTYFDNEVSGIPQAHHRSGRPLKTLTQRLKGKEGRFRGSLSGKRVDFSSRTVISPDPNLDLSEVGVPEQVAMKLTIPEIVTEWNIERMRTLVINGPNKFPGVNYIVRPDGVKIRLDFVEDRSTIAETLEIGYLVERHLANGDIVLFNRQPSLHQMSIMAHYVRVLPGKTFRLHPSVCPPYNADFDGDEMNLHVPQSEEARAEAILLMRVQDQLISPRYGGPIIGALRDFVTGAYLLTKDDTILTPQEFYNYAMLGGYTDKLPKPTTKTKDGLMYTGKQLFSLFLPKDFNYVITSKWSKGTKGAQKDVVIKNGELLSGVIDKSSIGAEEPESVLHRIAKDYGNTKAKNFLNSILIMVKQYITHYGFSYGYADLEVPEKEKQQILDDIQETYGIISDLTSQYEKGTLKLTRGMRPEEALEAYIVNELGKARDKAGMTADQSLDQSNAGRIMATTGARGSALNIGQMAGALGQQSRRGSRLHAGYNNRALPHYQEHDKNPDAHGFVKSNYREGLSALEFFFHAMGGREGLVDTAVRTQQSGYMQRRLINALEHIRLEYDGTVRDPHGHIIQFLYGEDGIDVAKSDHGEAFNVNRLIESQIIVDSGKKATKEEITELTKKYTKTFNPRLKELVSEGLLDSKLSKEGAEIVCKKGLSLYNKAKVEPGQAVGIITAQSIGEPGTQMTLRTFHFAGIAERNVTLGLPRLIELVDARKKPVTPTMDIYLDNESKKSREKAIDIARNVLQTKVSALISDSETDYTSQIKLILSANRLKERGCTVSEVEAALQSNKKFKIETTGDLITLKLVEESDAPTVIAIRNKVLNTTVKGVPDIERVTLVQKDDEWVIQTTGSNIAKVLEVQGIDKKNVRTNNVFEIAGTLGIEASRNALINELKNTLEDQGLEVDNRYIMLVSDLMCSRGYMQQIGRHGIAGTKDSVLARAAFEITVPTIAHAALAGEVEQLKGITENVIVGSMIPIGSGTVDLYMQVSKKK from the coding sequence ATGTCGATTCAAGCAATTAAAACAATTGATGCAATTAGATTTTCAGTTTGGTCTCCAACTGAAATTAGAAAATATTCTGTAGCAGAAATTACAGCTCCTGAAACATATGATGAAGATGGAATGCCTGTACAAGGAGGTCTCATGGATGGTAGACTTGGTACACTTGAACCTGGACAAAAATGCCTAACCTGTGGAAATACTGCCGCTAGATGTCCTGGTCACTTTGGTCATATTGAACTTGCAGAACCTGTTTTACATATTGCATTTATTGATAATATTTACAAGCTCTTACAATCAACTTGCCGTTCTTGTGCAAGACTCAAAGTCCCACAAGAAGATCTAGAAGAATTTAGAAAAATCAAAGAAAAACATGCTGCCTATACTGTAATTTCTGAAAAACGTATTCCAGAGCAAATTATTGAAAAAGCAAAAAAAGCAAAAGAATGTCCTCATTGTGGTAAAACACAGTATGAACTAATCTTTACAAAACCTACTATCTTTGTTGAAAAAACAGAGATTGGTGAACACCGATTATTGCCAATTACCATTAGAGAAAGATTCACTCAAATTATTGATGATGATCTTAACTTATTATCATATGATCCTGTGACTGCAAGACCCGAGTGGTTTATTTTACAAGCACTACCTGTTCCACCAGTAACTGTAAGACCATCAATTATTCTTGAAACTGGAATTCGTTCTGAAGATGATCTAACACACAAGATGGTAGATATTATCAGAGTTAATCAAAGACTAAAAGAAAGTAAAGAAGCAGGAACACCTCCGTTAATTGTTCAAGATTTAGTAGACTTGTTACAATATCATACAACCACATATTTTGATAATGAAGTATCTGGTATTCCACAAGCTCATCACCGTTCAGGACGTCCACTAAAAACATTAACTCAAAGATTAAAAGGAAAAGAAGGAAGATTCAGAGGTTCACTTTCTGGAAAGAGAGTAGATTTCTCTAGTAGAACTGTAATTTCACCTGATCCTAACTTGGACTTGTCTGAAGTAGGAGTTCCTGAACAAGTTGCAATGAAACTAACAATTCCTGAAATTGTTACTGAATGGAATATTGAAAGAATGAGAACACTTGTAATTAATGGACCAAACAAATTCCCCGGTGTTAATTATATCGTAAGACCCGATGGTGTTAAAATTAGATTAGATTTTGTTGAAGATCGTTCTACAATAGCTGAAACACTAGAAATTGGATATCTTGTAGAAAGACATCTTGCTAATGGTGATATTGTCTTGTTTAACAGACAGCCCTCTCTTCACCAAATGTCAATTATGGCTCACTATGTGAGAGTATTGCCTGGAAAAACTTTCAGATTACATCCATCTGTTTGTCCTCCATACAACGCAGATTTTGATGGTGACGAGATGAATCTTCATGTTCCTCAAAGTGAAGAGGCAAGAGCAGAAGCAATTCTCTTGATGAGAGTTCAAGATCAATTAATTTCACCAAGATATGGTGGTCCAATTATTGGAGCTCTAAGAGACTTTGTCACTGGCGCTTATCTTTTAACTAAAGATGATACTATTTTGACTCCACAAGAATTTTACAATTATGCAATGCTTGGTGGATATACCGATAAACTTCCAAAACCTACAACAAAAACTAAAGACGGTTTGATGTATACTGGCAAACAATTGTTTTCATTATTCTTACCAAAAGATTTCAATTACGTCATTACATCAAAGTGGTCAAAAGGAACCAAAGGCGCACAAAAGGATGTTGTAATTAAAAACGGTGAATTACTTAGTGGTGTAATTGATAAATCTTCAATCGGTGCAGAAGAACCAGAAAGTGTGTTACATAGAATTGCAAAAGACTATGGTAACACAAAGGCAAAGAACTTTTTGAACTCTATTTTAATTATGGTAAAACAATACATCACTCATTATGGATTTAGTTATGGTTATGCTGATCTTGAAGTACCTGAAAAAGAGAAACAACAGATTCTTGATGACATTCAGGAAACATATGGTATCATATCTGATCTTACTTCTCAATATGAAAAAGGAACTCTAAAACTTACTAGAGGAATGAGACCTGAGGAAGCACTAGAAGCATACATTGTCAATGAACTAGGAAAAGCAAGAGACAAAGCTGGTATGACTGCAGATCAATCCCTTGATCAAAGTAATGCTGGAAGAATTATGGCTACAACTGGTGCAAGAGGTTCAGCACTTAACATTGGTCAGATGGCAGGTGCATTAGGACAACAATCAAGAAGAGGAAGTAGATTACATGCTGGTTACAATAATCGTGCATTACCACACTATCAAGAACATGATAAAAATCCAGATGCACATGGATTTGTTAAATCAAATTACAGAGAAGGACTTTCAGCACTTGAATTTTTCTTCCATGCAATGGGAGGTAGAGAAGGTCTTGTAGATACTGCAGTTAGAACACAACAAAGTGGATACATGCAGCGTAGACTTATCAACGCATTAGAACATATTAGATTAGAATATGATGGAACTGTACGAGATCCACACGGTCACATCATTCAATTCCTTTATGGTGAAGATGGAATAGATGTTGCAAAAAGTGACCATGGTGAAGCGTTCAATGTTAATAGATTAATCGAATCCCAAATCATTGTTGATTCTGGAAAGAAGGCAACTAAGGAAGAAATTACAGAATTAACAAAGAAATACACAAAGACATTCAATCCAAGATTAAAAGAACTTGTATCTGAAGGATTACTCGATTCAAAATTAAGTAAGGAGGGTGCAGAAATTGTTTGTAAGAAAGGTCTATCATTATACAACAAAGCCAAAGTTGAACCAGGACAAGCAGTAGGAATTATCACTGCACAGTCAATTGGTGAACCCGGTACTCAGATGACTCTAAGAACATTCCACTTTGCAGGAATTGCAGAAAGAAACGTTACTTTAGGTCTTCCAAGATTAATTGAACTTGTTGATGCAAGAAAGAAACCTGTTACACCAACTATGGATATTTATCTTGATAATGAATCCAAAAAATCAAGAGAAAAAGCAATCGATATTGCACGAAATGTTTTGCAAACTAAAGTAAGTGCATTAATCTCTGATAGTGAAACTGATTACACTTCTCAAATCAAATTAATTCTTAGTGCAAACAGACTCAAAGAAAGAGGATGCACTGTTAGTGAAGTAGAAGCAGCATTACAGTCAAACAAAAAATTCAAAATAGAAACAACTGGAGATCTAATCACTCTAAAACTAGTCGAAGAATCTGATGCTCCAACTGTTATTGCAATTAGAAACAAAGTACTCAATACTACTGTAAAGGGAGTCCCAGATATTGAACGTGTAACTCTAGTTCAAAAAGACGATGAATGGGTAATTCAAACAACTGGTTCAAACATTGCCAAAGTACTTGAAGTCCAAGGAATTGATAAGAAAAACGTTAGAACAAATAATGTATTTGAAATTGCAGGTACGTTAGGAATTGAGGCCTCTAGAAACGCTTTGATAAATGAGCTGAAAAACACTCTAGAAGATCAAGGTCTGGAAGTTGATAATCGGTATATTATGTTAGTATCTGATTTAATGTGCTCAAGAGGATACATGCAACAAATCGGCAGACACGGAATTGCCGGTACTAAAGATAGTGTTCTTGCAAGAGCTGCATTTGAAATTACAGTTCCAACAATTGCACATGCTGCATTAGCTGGTGAAGTTGAACAGCTCAAAGGTATTACTGAAAACGTAATTGTTGGTAGCATGATTCCAATTGGAAGTGGAACAGTAGACCTTTACATGCAAGTAAGTAAGAAGAAATGA
- a CDS encoding LSM domain-containing protein, which produces MGDEISNLMSNNKDKVILLRLRNNKSVRGNLQDFDVHMNLTLEDAEDISDGKTIKLGKILLRGDNILAVSLPDEES; this is translated from the coding sequence ATGGGCGATGAAATTTCTAATTTAATGAGCAATAACAAAGATAAAGTAATTTTATTGCGATTAAGGAACAACAAATCTGTTAGAGGAAATTTACAAGATTTTGATGTTCATATGAATTTGACATTAGAGGATGCTGAAGATATCTCCGATGGAAAAACCATAAAACTTGGAAAGATTCTTTTACGTGGCGATAACATTTTGGCAGTATCCCTACCCGATGAAGAATCTTAG
- a CDS encoding tetratricopeptide repeat protein: MFGYKIGLLLVLIVLFPITIPSIFADSILLDFDKSEYRTGDTMMITGHISNYKMPLIAMSLFDPEGNILSANNLILDSNGTFSKVFSLDSPFYDKSGQYTVKLNYGKIIQNEFFTIVGNTSEPEIIIPESITPEIISITTDKNQYYDQNFITITGSVNTIDSPTVLIGVHDPYGTPIGFYFGEINSDLQFSTKFLVKSGVNFKVDGTYQVKAHYGESEKTINFEFSKKLDTVIEPEIKTPEIKTSEKNINSIDSQPQIKKYDNLSVEDIELGKLLNQINLDCDHSRLVDTISYNDGMGPALYRLCKFDQSLSFFNDSLSKDPNNVEIMTSKGSVLGKMGRTLESISYYDEALKIDPDFIPAINNKANALANMKKYDESISLYNQVLEKNPSYDTARKNLQLVLQESSLEHIVFTEYASSSTDIPSNIVSSKDTATEKLSMKNNLKIQSKNPTNIFEELSLAFSSLGSLFGFHN; this comes from the coding sequence GTGTTTGGATATAAAATTGGATTATTGTTAGTGTTAATTGTATTATTTCCCATTACAATACCCTCAATATTTGCAGATTCAATTTTACTAGACTTTGATAAATCTGAATACCGTACTGGTGATACTATGATGATAACAGGGCATATCTCAAATTATAAGATGCCTCTTATAGCAATGAGTCTTTTTGATCCAGAAGGCAATATTTTATCTGCAAATAATCTAATCCTTGACTCTAATGGGACTTTCTCCAAAGTATTTTCATTAGATTCTCCATTTTATGATAAATCAGGACAATATACTGTAAAACTAAATTATGGTAAGATAATTCAAAATGAATTTTTTACAATTGTAGGTAATACTTCTGAGCCTGAAATAATAATTCCAGAATCTATAACACCTGAAATTATTTCCATAACCACTGACAAGAATCAATACTATGATCAAAACTTTATCACAATAACAGGTTCTGTTAATACAATTGATTCTCCAACTGTACTAATTGGAGTTCATGATCCATATGGTACACCAATTGGATTTTATTTTGGAGAAATTAATTCTGATTTGCAATTTTCTACAAAATTTCTTGTAAAGTCTGGTGTTAATTTTAAAGTCGATGGAACCTATCAAGTAAAAGCGCACTATGGTGAAAGTGAAAAAACAATAAACTTTGAATTTTCTAAAAAACTAGATACTGTAATAGAGCCAGAAATAAAAACACCAGAAATAAAAACTTCTGAAAAAAATATCAATTCAATAGATTCTCAACCTCAGATAAAAAAATATGATAATCTATCTGTTGAAGATATAGAACTAGGAAAACTACTAAATCAAATTAATTTGGATTGTGATCATAGTAGACTTGTTGATACCATTTCATATAATGATGGAATGGGACCAGCATTGTATCGACTTTGTAAATTTGATCAATCCTTGAGTTTCTTTAATGACTCTTTATCAAAAGATCCAAACAATGTTGAAATTATGACTAGTAAAGGTTCTGTCCTTGGAAAAATGGGTCGTACTTTAGAATCCATTTCATATTATGATGAAGCCCTCAAAATTGATCCTGATTTTATTCCTGCAATTAACAATAAAGCAAACGCCCTTGCAAATATGAAAAAATATGACGAATCTATCTCTCTTTACAATCAGGTACTTGAAAAAAACCCTAGTTATGATACTGCAAGAAAAAATCTTCAATTGGTTTTACAAGAATCGTCTTTGGAACATATAGTATTTACTGAATATGCTTCTTCCAGTACTGATATTCCATCTAATATTGTATCTTCAAAAGATACCGCAACTGAAAAACTATCAATGAAAAATAATTTAAAAATCCAATCAAAAAATCCAACTAATATTTTTGAAGAACTATCTTTGGCATTCTCATCATTAGGCTCTCTCTTTGGATTTCACAATTAA
- a CDS encoding ribosomal L7Ae/L30e/S12e/Gadd45 family protein codes for MSKILEKTLKDAHKENTLTIGTKQVLNSMKDSKLIVLSQSVKKEMFAKIESDAKKEKVPLVNFQGTSVALGRLCGLQFRISTISFTSITDANIKSILKDTETEEKNE; via the coding sequence ATGAGTAAGATACTAGAAAAGACACTAAAAGATGCACATAAAGAAAATACCCTAACAATTGGCACTAAACAAGTATTGAACTCTATGAAAGATTCCAAATTAATTGTCCTGTCTCAATCTGTAAAAAAAGAGATGTTTGCAAAAATTGAATCAGATGCGAAAAAAGAAAAAGTACCATTAGTTAACTTTCAGGGAACTTCTGTTGCATTAGGAAGACTATGCGGCTTACAATTCCGAATCTCCACAATATCATTTACATCAATAACTGATGCAAACATTAAATCAATTCTTAAAGATACAGAAACTGAGGAAAAAAATGAATAA
- a CDS encoding NusA-like transcription termination signal-binding factor produces MTQSIKLTTDQMRMMSLFQNVTGATARDCVEDEKQDRVIFVVNTGKMGLAIGKGGIHIKSLQNIVKKNVELVEFDEDPAKFLTNLLNSKLVSEVKINTRADGSKQAIVMVDPRKKGIVVGREGRNAEKARLLAKRYFDITSVLINSPEKATLEM; encoded by the coding sequence ATGACACAATCAATTAAACTTACAACAGATCAAATGCGAATGATGTCGCTCTTTCAAAATGTTACAGGTGCAACTGCTCGTGATTGTGTCGAAGATGAAAAACAAGATCGTGTAATTTTTGTAGTAAATACTGGTAAAATGGGATTGGCAATCGGAAAAGGTGGAATTCATATCAAATCATTGCAAAACATTGTTAAGAAAAATGTTGAACTTGTTGAATTTGACGAAGATCCTGCTAAATTCTTAACAAACCTACTTAATTCTAAACTTGTTTCTGAAGTAAAAATAAATACACGTGCAGATGGTTCAAAACAGGCAATAGTTATGGTAGACCCAAGAAAGAAAGGCATTGTTGTAGGAAGAGAAGGCAGAAATGCTGAGAAAGCAAGACTTTTAGCTAAACGATATTTTGATATTACGAGTGTATTGATTAACAGTCCTGAAAAAGCAACATTGGAGATGTAA
- a CDS encoding 30S ribosomal protein S12: MTKSPLGLFAGRVLIAKRKRQRWAISTYKRRKLGIDKKADPLGGAPQGRGIVLEKVGIAAKQPNSAVRKCVRVQLIKNGKTVTAFLPRDGAMNFIDEHDEVHIQGMGATQGGAMGDIPGVRFKVFKVNGTSLNELVTGKKEKPRR; encoded by the coding sequence ATGACAAAATCACCACTAGGTTTATTCGCAGGTAGAGTTCTAATCGCAAAAAGAAAGAGACAGCGATGGGCAATCTCTACTTACAAAAGAAGAAAACTTGGTATTGATAAAAAAGCAGATCCTCTTGGTGGTGCTCCACAAGGAAGAGGAATAGTTTTAGAAAAAGTAGGTATTGCAGCAAAACAACCAAACTCTGCTGTAAGAAAATGTGTTAGAGTTCAATTAATTAAAAATGGTAAAACTGTAACGGCATTCTTGCCACGAGACGGTGCAATGAATTTCATCGATGAACACGATGAGGTACATATCCAAGGAATGGGTGCAACACAAGGTGGTGCAATGGGAGATATTCCAGGTGTACGATTCAAAGTATTCAAAGTAAATGGAACATCACTTAACGAGTTAGTAACTGGCAAGAAAGAAAAACCAAGGAGATAA
- a CDS encoding 30S ribosomal protein S7, translating into MAETKNFLLFRKWDMSDIEIQDPGLKTAISLRRQILPYTFGRSALKRFNKAEVNIVERLCNKVMHFGKKYAKNTGRMTGKKTKVLNTVKVAFDIIALKTGKNPVEVLVRAIENSAPNEDTTRIVYGGTVYHVSVDVAPIRRVDMALKFIADSIRDATYSNPKPIEEHMAEQLILAAANDPNAPSVKKKHELERIAQASR; encoded by the coding sequence TTGGCCGAAACAAAAAATTTCTTATTATTTAGAAAATGGGACATGTCTGATATTGAAATTCAAGATCCTGGATTAAAGACAGCAATTTCATTAAGACGACAAATCCTACCATATACTTTTGGTCGTTCAGCACTAAAGAGATTCAACAAAGCTGAAGTAAACATTGTAGAAAGACTTTGCAACAAAGTCATGCACTTTGGAAAGAAATATGCTAAAAACACTGGACGAATGACTGGCAAGAAAACCAAAGTACTCAATACTGTTAAAGTTGCATTTGATATTATTGCATTAAAGACTGGCAAAAATCCAGTTGAGGTATTAGTTAGAGCAATTGAAAACTCTGCACCAAATGAAGACACTACACGAATTGTATACGGTGGTACAGTTTACCATGTATCCGTGGATGTTGCTCCAATTAGAAGAGTAGACATGGCACTAAAGTTCATTGCAGACTCTATACGAGATGCAACATATTCTAATCCAAAACCAATTGAGGAACATATGGCTGAACAACTAATCTTGGCTGCAGCCAATGACCCAAATGCTCCTTCTGTGAAGAAGAAACACGAATTAGAAAGAATAGCACAAGCTTCTAGATAG